One Bombus fervidus isolate BK054 chromosome 7, iyBomFerv1, whole genome shotgun sequence genomic region harbors:
- the LOC139988763 gene encoding chymotrypsin-1: MFTLSASFVLCLAVAAFGFPESQIVGGKDAPVGKFPHQVSLRQSGNHFCGGSIIDSRHILTAAHCVQGLNDLKSITVHAGTNQLNTNGQSYGVEKAVAHKGFSSLTLVNDIALIRVNQNIAFNNLVKPIKLATGSNTYEGSNCILSGWGTTKLGGNSPNNLQYINLFVESQSKCKQAHWRVQSSHICTYTKVGEGACHGDSGGPLIHNDVQIGVVSFGQPCAVGKPDVYTRVSSFIPWINSQKSYLMNETEEQPEDAIYYV, translated from the exons ATGTTCACTCTGAGCGCTTCATTTGTGCTGTGTCTTGCAGTCGCCGCATTTG GCTTCCCTGAAAGCCAAATTGTCGGTGGCAAAGACGCACCAGTTGGCAAGTTTCCTCACCAAGTGTCTCTGAGACAGAGCGGAAACCACTTCTGTGGTGGCTCCATCATCGACTCACGTCACATTCTCACCGCAGCTCACTGTGTCCAAGG ACTGAACGACTTGAAAAGTATTACCGTCCACGCTGGAACGAATCAACTGAACACAAACGGACAGTCTTACGGAGTGGAAAAGGCCGTTGCGCATAAGGGTTTCAGCTCGTTGACCCTTGTTAACGATATAGCTTTGATTCGCGTGAACCAAAATATCGCGTTCAACAACTTGGTGAAACCAATCAAATTGGCAACCGGTAGCAACACTTATGAAGGATCAAACTGCATTTTGTCCGGCTGGGGAACTACCAAA CTCGGAGGAAACTCACCAAACAACTTGCAATACATCAACTTGTTCGTCGAGAGCCAATCAAAATGCAAGCAAGCCCACTGGAGAGTTCAAAGTTCCCACATCTGCACATACACCAAAGTTGGAGAAGGTGCATGCCAC GGTGACTCCGGCGGTCCACTCATCCACAATGATGTACAAATCGGTGTCGTTTCCTTTGGACAACCTTGTGCCGTCGGCAAACCTGATGTATACACGAGAGTGTCATCCTTCATACCCTGGATTAATTCTCAGAAATCTTATCTTATGAACGAAACTGAAGAACAACCGGAAGACGCTATCTACTATGTTTAA